A single region of the Pectinophora gossypiella chromosome 2, ilPecGoss1.1, whole genome shotgun sequence genome encodes:
- the LOC126378067 gene encoding solute carrier family 12 member 6 isoform X3, translating to MASEKEKMAAETKSPSNKSNCTSPGKKGDTDEHGLPKEKDKGCDTNLYLYHEELEDRPRASTFLSSLADYSNTIPTASTGDPDVAKPAPPARMGTLIGCYLPCIQNIFGVILFIRLTWVVGTAGAIQGFLIVLTCCCTTMLTAISMSAIATNGVVPAGGSYFMIGRSLGPECGGAVGMLFYTGTTLAAAMYIVGAVEIVLTYMAPWLSIFGDFTKDPEAMYNNFRVYGTGLLLVMGMVVFVGVKFVNKFATVALACVLLSITAVYVGIFVNFNGNDKLPMCVLGKRLLKDIPIANCTKNVTGDLHKLFCPNRTCDEYYLSHNVSVVQGIKGLSSGVFFENLQDSFLTLGQYIAYGKEPEDIEQMERPTYNQVTADLTTTFTILIGIFFPSVTGIMAGSNRSGDLADAQKSIPIGTICAILTTSLVYLSSVLLFAGTVDNLLLRDKFGQSIGGKLVVANMAWPNQWVILVGSFLSTLGAGLQSLTGAPRLLQAIAKDEIIPFLAPFAVSSSRGEPTRALLLTMAICQCGILLGNVDILAPLLSMFFLMCYGFVNLACALQTLLKTPNWRPRFKYYHWSLSLAGLTLCISIMFMTSWFYALIAMGMAGLIYKYIEYRGAEKEWGDGLRGLALSAARYSLLRLEEGPPHTKNWRPQVLVLAKLNDELKPKYRKMLSFASQLKAGKGLTVCVSVLGGDFTRRAGDSTTARQNLRKCMEEEKVKGFVDVLVSHNIADGLSHFVQTTGLGGLKPNTVIVGWPYGWRQSEDERTWHVFLNTVRAVTTARMAMLVPKGINFFPDSTEKISGNIDIWWVVHDGGMLMLLPFLLKQHRSWKNCKTRIFTVAQMEDNSIQMKKDLKMFLYQLRIEAEVEVVEMTNNDISAYTYERTLMMEQRNQMLRELRLNKKETLGMVQAIVDHHHADVKTASKVRFAEPGAEQPPESEAPSPPLSDNEDKEKDDKCDDAPPPPEDKPPANPNGDALKHKPNLTNITPDEATVRRMHTAVKLNEVIVSRSHDAQLVILNLPGPPRDSKLERDSNYMEFLEVLTEGLEKVLMVRGGGREVITIYS from the exons GAAGAACTCGAAGATCGCCCGCGAGCGTCGACGTTCCTCAGCTCGTTGGCGGACTACTCCAACACCATCCCGACAGCTTCCACGGGCGACCCAGACGTGGCTAAGCCAGCGCCTCCCGCCCGCATGGGCACGCTCATCGGCTGCTACCTGCCCTGCATCCAGAACATCTTCGGCGTAATCCTCTTCATCCGTCTCACGTGGGTCGTCGGCACCGCCGGCGCTATCCAAGGCTTCCTGATTGTCCTAACTTGCTGTTGTACG ACGATGCTTACGGCGATATCGATGTCTGCGATTGCGACGAACGGCGTAGTGCCTGCAGGCGGGTCCTACTTCATGATCGGGCGTTCCTTGGGTCCGGAGTGCGGCGGCGCAGTGGGCATGCTCTTCTATACTGGGACCACCCTCGCTGCAGCTATGTACATTGTCGGTGCTGTCGAGATTGTACTG ACGTACATGGCTCCATGGCTATCGATCTTCGGAGATTTTACCAAAGACCCAGAAGCAATGTACAACAACTTCCGTGTATACGGAACCGGTCTTTTATTGGTCATGGGTATGGTAGTGTTCGTTGGAGTGAAGTTCGTCAACAAGTTCGCAACTGTGGCCCTTGCTTGTGTACTGCTCTCCATCACCGCTGTGTATGTCGGCATCTTCGTCAATTTCAACGGCAATGATAAACTTcc AATGTGTGTACTGGGAAAACGCCTGCTAAAAGACATCCCCATCGCCAATTGCACGAAGAACGTAACAGGAGATCTTCACAAGTTATTCTGTCCCAACAGAACTTGTGATGAGTACTATCTGTCGCATAACGTGAGCGTCGTTCAAGGGATCAAG GGTCTGTCGAGCGGAGTGTTCTTTGAAAACTTACAAGACTCATTTCTTACACTTGGACAATACATCGCTTATGGCAAAGAACCTGAGGACATTGAGCAAATGGAAAGGCCGACCTATAATCAAGTCACGGCAGATTTAACAACTACCTTCACAATCCTTATTGGAATATTCTTCCCATCAGTCACAG GTATTATGGCTGGGTCCAATCGCTCCGGAGATTTAGCCGATGCTCAAAAGAGTATCCCAATTGGTACCATCTGTGCTATTCTCACCACATCCCTCGTATACCTCTCTTCTGTTTTGCTCTTCGCCGGGACCGTCGACAATTTACTACTTCGAGATAA ATTTGGACAATCTATAGGAGGAAAACTAGTCGTGGCAAACATGGCCTGGCCAAATCAATGGGTGATTCTGGTCGGCTCCTTCCTGTCAACTCTTGGTGCTGGTTTGCAGTCCCTGACAGGCGCACCGCGTCTTCTCCAAGCCATTGCTAAGGACGAAATTATACCATTCCTCGCACCTTTTGCGGTATCCTCTAGCAGGGGTGAGCCAACAAG AGCCCTCCTTCTCACAATGGCCATCTGCCAGTGCGGCATCCTTCTTGGCAACGTCGACATCCTAGCTCCTCTGTTGTCCATGTTCTTCCTTATGTGCTACGGTTTTGTGAACTTGGCATGTGCTCTCCAGACTCTATTGAAGACTCCCAACTGGCGCCCGCGATTCAAATACTATCATTG GTCTTTGTCACTTGCGGGATTAACTCTTTGTATCTCGATTATGTTCATGACTTCTTGGTTCTACGCTCTTATTGCCATGGGCATGGCTGGTCTCATATACAAGTACATTGAGTATCGAGG TGCAGAGAAAGAGTGGGGTGATGGCCTGCGGGGTCTTGCCTTATCAGCCGCTCGCTATTCCCTTCTACGTCTTGAAGAGGGACCTCCTCATACCAAGAACTGGCGACCACAAGTATTGGTGCTAGCTAAATTGAATGATGAACTGAAACCTAAATATCGAAAGATGCTTTCCTTTGCCAGTCAACTCAAAGCTG GCAAGGGCCTTACCGTATGTGTATCCGTATTGGGAGGAGACTTCACTCGTAGGGCAGGAGATTCTACAACAGCTCGGCAAAACTTGCGGAAATGTATGGAGGAAGAGAAAGTAAAGGGTTTCGTTGACGTGCTTGTATCGCATAATATTGCTGATGGACTGAGtcattt CGTCCAAACAACAGGCTTGGGTGGTTTGAAGCCGAACACGGTGATTGTAGGGTGGCCTTATGGCTGGAGACAATCGGAGGACGAGCGCACGTGGCATGTCTTCTTGAACACCGTCCGAGCCGTCACTACAGCCAGAATGGCGATGCTGGTTCCAAAGGGAATTAATTTCTTCCCCGATTCAACTGAAAAG ATATCAGGCAACATTGACATCTGGTGGGTGGTGCACGACGGTGGCATGCTGATGCTGCTGCCGTTCCTGTTGAAGCAGCACCGCTCGTGGAAGAATTGCAAGACGCGCATCTTCACCGTCGCCCAGATGGAAGACAACTCTATCCAGATGAAGAAAGACCTCAAGATGTTCCTGTACCAACTCCGTATCGAAGCTGAAGTCGAAGTTGTTGAAATG ACGAACAACGACATTTCTGCTTACACCTATGAACGCACCCTAATGATGGAACAACGAAACCAGATGCTGCGTGAACTCAGGCTTAACAAAAAGGAAACCCTCGGAATG GTACAGGCTATAGTAGACCACCACCACGCGGATGTGAAGACGGCCAGCAAAGTGAGATTTGCTGAACCAGGCGCTGAGCAGCCACCTGAGAGCGAGGCTCCGTCTCCCCCACTCTCTGACAACGAGGACAAGGAGAAAGATGACAAG TGCGATGACGCCCCCCCACCGCCCGAGGACAAGCCGCCGGCCAACCCCAACGGAGACGCGCTCAAACACAAGCCGAACCTTACCAACATCACCCC TGACGAGGCTACAGTGCGGCGGATGCACACGGCCGTGAAACTGAACGAGGTGATCGTGTCCCGGTCACATGACGCACAACTAGTCATACTCAACCTGCCGGGTCCGCCGCGCGACTCCAAGCTCGAGAGAGACTCCAACT ACATGGAGTTCCTGGAGGTGCTGACGGAGGGGCTGGAGAAGGTGCTGATggtgcgcggcggcgggcgcgagGTCATCACCATCTACTCGTGA